One Bacillus amyloliquefaciens DSM 7 = ATCC 23350 DNA window includes the following coding sequences:
- the tdh gene encoding L-threonine 3-dehydrogenase has protein sequence MLGGKMKAIVKNENAFGATLKEIPIPSINENEVLIKVQAASICGTDVHIYNWDQWAQERIKTPQVFGHEFSGIVAETGKHVTNVKIGDYVSAETHFVCGTCVPCLTGKHHVCTHTKILGVDTAGSFAEYVKVPAQNIWKNPADMDPAVASVQEPLGNAVHTVLENSHLAGGSAAIIGCGPIGLMAVAVAKAAGASRIAAIDKNDYRLALAKKLGATITISADKEDPLEVIDTLTGGEGIDLVCEMSGHPAAITQGLKMAANGGRFHMLSLPEHPVTIDLTNDVVFKGLTVQGITGRKMFETWRQVSHLLESGLVDLTPVITHQFPLEEFEKGFDLMRKGQCGKVILIP, from the coding sequence ATGTTGGGAGGAAAGATGAAAGCTATCGTTAAAAATGAAAACGCTTTCGGAGCAACTCTGAAAGAAATTCCCATACCTTCCATTAATGAGAATGAAGTTCTCATTAAAGTACAGGCCGCATCTATATGCGGTACAGATGTTCACATTTATAATTGGGACCAATGGGCGCAGGAGCGAATCAAAACACCTCAAGTATTCGGACATGAATTCAGCGGTATCGTAGCAGAAACGGGTAAGCACGTCACAAATGTCAAAATAGGTGACTATGTATCGGCGGAAACCCACTTCGTCTGCGGAACTTGTGTCCCCTGTTTAACAGGAAAACATCATGTGTGCACTCATACAAAGATCCTTGGCGTAGATACAGCCGGGTCATTCGCTGAATATGTCAAAGTGCCGGCTCAAAACATTTGGAAAAACCCCGCTGACATGGACCCTGCCGTCGCCTCTGTTCAAGAGCCGCTTGGCAACGCTGTTCACACGGTGCTGGAAAACAGCCATCTGGCAGGCGGTTCCGCCGCAATTATCGGCTGCGGGCCGATCGGACTGATGGCGGTGGCGGTGGCTAAGGCAGCCGGCGCATCCCGCATTGCGGCCATTGATAAAAATGATTACAGGCTGGCTCTTGCAAAGAAATTGGGAGCCACAATCACCATTTCAGCTGACAAAGAAGATCCGCTTGAAGTCATTGACACCTTAACGGGCGGAGAAGGGATAGACCTTGTCTGCGAAATGTCAGGCCACCCGGCAGCCATAACACAAGGATTAAAGATGGCGGCCAACGGGGGAAGATTCCATATGCTGAGTCTGCCGGAACATCCGGTGACGATTGACCTGACAAATGACGTGGTGTTTAAAGGTCTCACTGTCCAAGGGATCACAGGCAGAAAAATGTTTGAAACATGGCGGCAGGTATCGCATCTGCTTGAATCCGGCCTTGTTGATCTGACGCCGGTGATCACCCATCAGTTTCCGCTTGAAGAATTTGAAAAAGGGTTTGACCTGATGAGAAAGGGCCAGTGCGGCAAAGTCATTCTGATTCCATAA
- a CDS encoding glycine C-acetyltransferase translates to MKEFEYLKAELDKMKENKTWQEMKQIETRQGPSVAVKGENVIQLSSNNYLGLTSHPRLVEAAKRAAEEFGAGTGSVRTIAGTFTMHNELEKKLANFKKTEAALVFQSGFTTNQGVLSSILTKEDIVISDELNHASIIDGIRLTKADKKVYRHVDMDDLERVLKKSMNYHMRLIVTDGVFSMDGNIAPLPDIVKLAEAYDAFVMVDDAHASGVLGKNGRGTVNHFGLDGRVHIQVGTLSKAIGVLGGYAAGSKVLIDYLRHKGRPFLFSTSHPPAVTAACIEAIDVLLEEPEHMEKLWDNTAYFKDKLVQMGLTLTKSETPIVPILIGEEEKAQRLSDLLLTRGVFAQSIVYPTVAQGKARIRTIITAEHTKEELDRALEVIRSAAKELQLV, encoded by the coding sequence ATGAAAGAATTTGAATATCTAAAAGCAGAGCTTGATAAAATGAAAGAAAATAAAACATGGCAGGAAATGAAGCAAATTGAAACGAGGCAGGGGCCGTCGGTGGCAGTCAAAGGGGAAAACGTGATTCAGCTTTCATCGAACAATTATCTCGGTTTGACGTCGCATCCAAGACTTGTCGAAGCGGCAAAACGCGCCGCGGAGGAATTCGGAGCGGGCACGGGGTCCGTCCGGACAATCGCCGGAACATTTACGATGCACAATGAGCTGGAGAAAAAGCTGGCAAACTTTAAAAAAACAGAAGCGGCACTTGTGTTTCAATCGGGTTTTACAACGAACCAAGGCGTCCTATCAAGCATTCTGACAAAAGAGGATATCGTTATATCTGACGAACTGAACCACGCTTCCATCATTGACGGGATCAGGCTGACAAAAGCAGATAAGAAGGTGTACCGCCATGTCGATATGGACGATCTGGAAAGGGTGCTGAAAAAATCAATGAATTACCACATGCGCCTGATCGTCACGGACGGCGTTTTCTCAATGGACGGCAACATCGCTCCTCTTCCTGACATCGTCAAACTTGCAGAGGCGTACGATGCTTTTGTAATGGTCGACGATGCGCATGCTTCCGGGGTACTCGGGAAAAACGGGAGAGGAACGGTTAATCACTTCGGGCTTGACGGAAGAGTCCATATTCAGGTGGGCACATTAAGCAAAGCCATCGGAGTGCTTGGCGGATATGCCGCAGGGTCCAAGGTTCTAATCGATTACCTGCGCCATAAAGGACGTCCTTTCTTATTCAGCACCTCCCATCCGCCTGCGGTGACGGCCGCATGCATAGAAGCCATTGACGTCCTGCTGGAAGAGCCGGAGCATATGGAAAAGCTTTGGGACAACACGGCGTATTTCAAAGACAAACTGGTTCAAATGGGGCTGACCCTTACAAAAAGCGAAACGCCGATCGTGCCGATATTAATAGGTGAGGAAGAAAAAGCCCAGAGATTATCAGACCTTTTATTGACCCGCGGCGTTTTTGCTCAAAGCATCGTGTATCCGACGGTCGCCCAAGGAAAAGCGAGAATCCGCACCATTATTACGGCGGAGCATACAAAAGAGGAGCTTGACCGGGCGCTTGAAGTAATCCGTTCCGCCGCAAAAGAGCTGCAGCTTGTGTAA
- the cotE gene encoding outer spore coat protein CotE, producing MSEYREIITKAVVAKGRKFTQCTNTISPDQKPSSILGGWIINHKYDAEKIGKTVEIEGYYDINVWYSYADNTKTEVVTERVKYVDVIKLRYRDTNYLDDEHEVIAKVLQQPNCLEVTISPNGNKIVVQAEREFLAEVVGETKVVVEVNADWEEDDDDDWEDDLDEELEDINPEFLVGDPEE from the coding sequence ATGTCTGAATACAGGGAAATTATTACGAAAGCGGTAGTTGCGAAAGGAAGAAAATTCACCCAATGCACCAACACGATCTCACCTGATCAAAAACCGTCAAGCATATTGGGCGGCTGGATTATCAATCACAAGTATGATGCCGAAAAGATTGGGAAAACGGTAGAGATTGAAGGGTATTATGATATAAACGTCTGGTACTCTTACGCCGATAATACAAAAACGGAAGTTGTAACCGAGAGAGTGAAGTATGTTGACGTGATTAAACTCAGATACAGAGATACAAATTACTTAGATGACGAGCACGAAGTCATTGCCAAAGTACTGCAGCAGCCGAATTGTCTTGAAGTCACCATTTCTCCTAACGGAAATAAAATCGTTGTTCAGGCCGAGCGGGAGTTTTTAGCGGAAGTGGTCGGGGAAACGAAAGTAGTCGTAGAAGTAAATGCTGATTGGGAAGAAGACGATGATGATGATTGGGAAGACGATCTTGACGAAGAATTAGAGGACATTAACCCTGAATTTTTAGTCGGAGATCCTGAAGAATAA
- the spoVS gene encoding stage V sporulation protein SpoVS yields the protein MEILKVSAKSSPNSVAGALAGVLRERGAAEIQAIGAGALNQAVKAVAIARGFVAPSGVDLICIPAFTDIQIDGEERTAIKLIVEPR from the coding sequence ATGGAAATCTTAAAAGTTTCAGCAAAATCAAGTCCAAATTCAGTAGCAGGCGCGCTTGCCGGCGTATTGAGAGAACGCGGAGCCGCCGAAATTCAAGCAATTGGGGCGGGTGCCTTAAACCAGGCTGTTAAAGCGGTTGCGATTGCCAGAGGCTTTGTCGCGCCAAGCGGCGTAGATTTGATTTGTATTCCGGCTTTTACAGATATACAGATTGACGGAGAAGAAAGAACGGCGATTAAGTTAATCGTCGAGCCCCGTTAA
- a CDS encoding RicAFT regulatory complex protein RicA family protein, which yields MTLYSKKDIVQQARNLAKMISETEEVDFFKRAEAQINENEKVSVIINQIKALQKQAVNLKHYEKLEALKQVESKIDALQEELEAIPIIQEFRDSQIEVNDLLQLVAHTISNQVTNEIITSTGGNLLTGETGSKVKHSNNSCSF from the coding sequence ATGACGCTTTACTCTAAGAAAGACATTGTACAGCAGGCCAGGAACCTTGCGAAAATGATTTCTGAAACAGAAGAAGTTGATTTTTTCAAACGCGCCGAGGCGCAGATTAATGAAAATGAAAAAGTCTCTGTGATTATTAATCAGATTAAAGCCCTGCAAAAGCAAGCCGTTAACCTGAAGCATTACGAAAAGCTTGAAGCTTTGAAACAAGTGGAAAGTAAAATTGACGCCCTGCAGGAAGAGCTTGAAGCGATTCCGATCATTCAGGAATTCAGAGATTCCCAGATTGAGGTTAATGACCTTCTTCAGCTTGTCGCTCACACGATTTCCAATCAGGTGACAAACGAAATCATTACGTCTACCGGCGGCAACCTGCTGACGGGAGAAACCGGTTCAAAAGTAAAACATTCGAATAACAGCTGTTCCTTTTAA
- the miaB gene encoding tRNA (N6-isopentenyl adenosine(37)-C2)-methylthiotransferase MiaB codes for MNEKQKQESGQVNPADKKSEKDYSKYFEAVYIPPSLKDAKKRGKESVQYHNDFKISEEFKGLGEGRKFYIRTYGCQMNEHDTEVMAGIFMALGYEATNSVDDANVILLNTCAIRENAENKVFGELGHLKALKKNNPDLILGVCGCMSQEESVVNRILKKHPFVDMIFGTHNIHRLPELLSEAYLSKEMVIEVWSKEGDVIENLPKVRNGKIKGWVNIMYGCDKFCTYCIVPYTRGKERSRRPEEIIQEVRRLASEGYKEITLLGQNVNAYGKDFEDITYGLGDLMDELRKIDIPRIRFTTSHPRDFDDHLIEVLAKGGNLLDHIHLPVQSGSSAMLKMMARKYDRERYLELVGKIKAAMPNASLTTDIIVGFPNETDEQFEETLSLYREVEFDSAYTFIYSPREGTPAAKMKDNVPMRVKKERLQRLNDLVKEISAKKMKEYEGRTVEVLVEGESKNNPDILAGYTEKSKLVNFKGPKDAIGKIVRVKIEQAKTWSLDGVMAGEAIEVK; via the coding sequence ATGAATGAAAAGCAAAAGCAGGAAAGCGGACAAGTAAATCCAGCGGACAAAAAATCCGAAAAGGATTACAGCAAGTATTTCGAAGCCGTATATATTCCGCCTTCATTAAAAGATGCGAAAAAACGGGGCAAAGAATCCGTTCAATATCATAACGATTTTAAAATCTCAGAAGAATTTAAAGGCCTCGGGGAAGGCAGGAAGTTTTATATCCGCACTTACGGATGTCAGATGAATGAGCATGATACGGAAGTCATGGCAGGTATTTTTATGGCGCTTGGATATGAAGCGACAAATTCAGTTGATGATGCGAATGTCATTTTATTAAACACCTGCGCCATCCGGGAAAATGCTGAAAACAAAGTGTTCGGCGAACTCGGCCATTTAAAAGCGCTCAAAAAAAATAACCCGGACCTGATTCTGGGCGTATGCGGCTGTATGTCACAAGAAGAATCAGTCGTAAACCGCATCCTTAAGAAGCACCCGTTTGTCGATATGATTTTCGGCACGCACAACATTCACCGTCTGCCGGAACTGTTATCAGAGGCATACTTATCAAAAGAGATGGTGATTGAAGTGTGGTCGAAGGAAGGGGATGTCATTGAAAACCTTCCGAAGGTCCGCAACGGCAAAATTAAGGGCTGGGTCAACATCATGTACGGCTGTGATAAATTCTGCACATACTGCATCGTGCCGTATACCCGCGGAAAAGAACGAAGCCGCCGTCCTGAAGAAATTATCCAGGAAGTCAGAAGACTTGCAAGCGAAGGTTATAAAGAAATCACGCTGCTCGGTCAAAACGTTAATGCGTACGGAAAAGATTTTGAGGACATAACGTACGGACTCGGTGATTTAATGGACGAACTGCGTAAAATTGATATTCCGAGAATCCGTTTCACGACAAGCCATCCGCGTGACTTTGATGACCATCTGATCGAAGTGCTCGCCAAAGGCGGCAACCTGCTTGACCATATCCATCTTCCGGTTCAATCAGGAAGCTCGGCCATGTTAAAAATGATGGCGCGCAAATATGACAGAGAACGCTATCTGGAGCTTGTCGGAAAAATTAAAGCGGCGATGCCGAACGCTTCACTCACTACCGATATCATTGTCGGTTTCCCGAATGAAACCGATGAACAGTTTGAGGAAACCCTTTCTTTATATCGTGAAGTGGAATTTGACAGCGCGTATACGTTTATTTACTCTCCTCGTGAAGGCACGCCTGCGGCGAAGATGAAAGACAACGTTCCGATGAGGGTCAAGAAAGAACGTCTTCAGCGCCTCAATGATTTGGTGAAAGAAATTTCCGCCAAAAAAATGAAGGAATATGAAGGCCGGACTGTCGAAGTATTAGTTGAGGGAGAAAGCAAAAATAACCCTGACATTCTTGCCGGCTATACGGAAAAAAGCAAGCTCGTCAACTTCAAAGGGCCGAAAGACGCCATCGGCAAGATTGTACGCGTCAAAATCGAACAGGCGAAAACATGGTCGCTTGACGGTGTGATGGCAGGAGAAGCAATCGAGGTGAAATAA